In Chloroflexota bacterium, a genomic segment contains:
- the folD gene encoding bifunctional methylenetetrahydrofolate dehydrogenase/methenyltetrahydrofolate cyclohydrolase FolD produces MTATIIDGKAIAAEIRQEIKAEVERLKAQYGKVPGLATVLVGSNPASQTYVRMKGRACEEVGIHSVKPTLPDDATQEQVEGLVRELNEDPSIHGILVQLPLPSHLDEEAVLNTISIEKDVDGFHPINIGRLAMKGRDPLFIPCTPYGVMVLLERVGVKLEGSRAVVLGRSNIVGLPVSFLLLHANATVTVCHSRTRDLPAVTREADVLVAAVGRPEMVRGDWVKPGAVVIDVGVNRVDDPSRKSGYRLVGDVAFDEVKEVASAITPVPGGVGPMTIAMLLQNTLRAFKYTLPET; encoded by the coding sequence ATGACAGCCACAATCATTGACGGAAAGGCCATCGCTGCGGAGATCCGCCAGGAGATCAAGGCGGAGGTTGAGCGGCTGAAGGCGCAGTATGGGAAGGTGCCTGGACTGGCCACGGTGTTGGTGGGAAGCAACCCGGCCTCTCAGACGTACGTGCGCATGAAGGGGCGGGCGTGTGAGGAGGTGGGCATCCATTCCGTGAAGCCCACGCTGCCCGACGATGCCACTCAGGAGCAGGTGGAGGGGCTGGTCCGGGAGCTGAATGAGGACCCCAGCATCCATGGCATCCTGGTGCAGCTCCCCTTGCCCTCGCATCTGGATGAGGAAGCCGTGTTGAACACCATCAGCATCGAGAAGGATGTGGACGGCTTCCATCCCATCAATATCGGCCGGCTGGCCATGAAGGGGCGCGATCCGCTCTTCATCCCGTGCACGCCTTATGGCGTCATGGTGCTTCTGGAGCGGGTCGGGGTGAAATTGGAGGGCAGCCGAGCCGTGGTGCTGGGGCGCAGCAACATCGTGGGGTTGCCCGTGTCCTTCCTGCTGTTGCATGCCAACGCCACGGTGACCGTGTGCCATTCCCGCACGCGTGATTTGCCGGCGGTGACCCGGGAGGCGGACGTGTTGGTGGCCGCCGTCGGGCGACCGGAGATGGTCCGGGGTGATTGGGTGAAGCCGGGCGCCGTGGTCATCGACGTGGGGGTGAACCGGGTGGACGATCCCAGCCGCAAGTCTGGCTATCGCCTAGTGGGAGATGTCGCCTTTGATGAGGTCAAGGAGGTGGCCTCGGCCATCACCCCCGTGCCGGGCGGTGTGGGACCGATGACGATCGCCATGCTCTTGCAGAACACGCTGCGAGCCTTCAAGTACACGTTGCCTGAAACATAG
- a CDS encoding dihydropteroate synthase encodes MYIIGENIHIISPRVKKALAEKDKKFFQELAVKQVEAGAQALDLNIGPQKRAGHEIMPWLVETVQEVVDVSLSLDTTNLAAIEEGLKRAKNQAIINSTSAQPERLEKVPLLAKKYNAKLIALTMRDGGIPVEADTRVSIALEYLIPRAQELGIPMDDLLIDPLVLTVSGCQEYCPECIQAVKMLKLVADPPPKVSVGLSNVSNAVPNEHRSLINRTYMVMLMAAGLDCAIANPLDEKLKEYIRIVEERDDSTPLGRLLLKLYDATMADEELKPEDVDMDDPEQAAVYKTVQILLNKVIYTDSYLRL; translated from the coding sequence GTGTACATCATCGGTGAGAACATCCATATCATCTCCCCGCGCGTGAAGAAGGCGCTGGCGGAGAAGGATAAGAAGTTCTTCCAAGAGCTGGCGGTGAAGCAGGTGGAGGCGGGCGCCCAGGCGCTTGACCTGAACATCGGCCCGCAGAAGCGCGCCGGGCATGAGATCATGCCCTGGCTGGTGGAGACCGTCCAGGAGGTGGTGGACGTCTCGCTCTCGCTGGACACCACGAACCTGGCCGCGATCGAGGAGGGGCTGAAGCGGGCCAAGAACCAGGCCATCATCAACTCCACGTCGGCTCAGCCGGAGCGTCTGGAGAAGGTCCCGCTGTTGGCCAAGAAGTACAACGCCAAGCTGATCGCGCTGACGATGCGGGATGGCGGCATCCCGGTGGAGGCGGATACCCGGGTCAGCATCGCCCTGGAGTATCTGATCCCGCGGGCGCAAGAGCTGGGCATCCCCATGGACGACCTTCTGATCGATCCGTTGGTGCTCACGGTCTCCGGATGCCAGGAGTATTGCCCGGAGTGCATCCAGGCGGTGAAGATGCTCAAGCTCGTGGCTGATCCGCCGCCCAAGGTCTCCGTGGGCCTCTCCAACGTCTCCAACGCGGTGCCCAATGAGCATCGGTCGCTCATCAATCGCACATACATGGTGATGTTGATGGCCGCTGGCCTGGACTGCGCCATCGCCAATCCGCTGGACGAGAAGCTGAAGGAGTACATCCGCATCGTGGAGGAGCGGGACGACAGCACACCTCTGGGGCGGCTCCTGCTGAAGCTGTACGACGCCACAATGGCGGATGAGGAGCTGAAGCCCGAGGATGTGGACATGGACGACCCGGAGCAGGCGGCGGTGTACAAGACCGTGCAGATCCTCCTGAACAAGGTGATCTACACGGATTCCTACCTGCGGTTGTAG
- a CDS encoding AAA family ATPase: MAKTIALAGKGGTGKTSIAALLIRTLTERGVGSILAIDADPASNLHLALGLPLGQTVGDIREDTLQEAQGGALPTGMARRDWLDYAVRLAVEEGDDVDLLAMGRPEGPGCYCAVNHLLRQIVDALGQGYDYVVIDNEAGMEHLSRRTTRDVDVLLLVSDPTLRGVLAAGQMARLAESLHIRVGRTYLLLNRVAGSLPPPLQQAIDETGLELLETIPQDPVLAEFDSTGRPIAELPDTSAAYQAVRSITDRLLNGR; the protein is encoded by the coding sequence ATGGCGAAGACGATCGCGTTAGCTGGTAAAGGGGGGACGGGAAAGACATCCATCGCCGCGTTGCTCATTCGCACCCTGACAGAGCGGGGTGTGGGGAGCATCCTGGCGATCGATGCGGACCCTGCCAGCAACCTGCATCTGGCTCTGGGATTGCCGTTGGGGCAGACCGTCGGCGATATCCGGGAGGACACGTTGCAGGAGGCGCAGGGTGGCGCGCTGCCGACCGGGATGGCTCGCCGGGATTGGCTGGATTACGCGGTGCGTCTGGCGGTGGAGGAGGGAGACGACGTCGATCTGTTGGCGATGGGGCGGCCTGAGGGGCCCGGATGCTACTGTGCGGTCAACCACCTGCTGCGCCAGATCGTGGACGCGTTGGGGCAGGGGTATGACTACGTGGTGATCGACAACGAGGCCGGGATGGAGCACCTCAGCCGCCGCACGACCCGGGATGTGGATGTGTTGCTGCTGGTGAGCGATCCCACGCTGCGCGGGGTGCTGGCGGCCGGCCAAATGGCCCGGCTGGCGGAGTCGCTCCACATCCGGGTGGGACGGACGTACCTGTTGCTGAACCGGGTGGCGGGCTCGCTTCCGCCGCCGTTGCAGCAGGCCATCGACGAGACCGGCCTGGAGCTCCTGGAGACGATCCCCCAGGACCCGGTGCTCGCGGAGTTCGACAGCACCGGCCGGCCCATCGCCGAGCTGCCGGATACCTCCGCGGCCTACCAGGCGGTGCGCTCGATTACCGATCGACTACTGAACGGACGATGA
- a CDS encoding DUF4445 domain-containing protein, whose translation MALHTVRFLPADVTVQVPTGTLVTEAAQRAGIDLNMPCGGQGRCGRCAVIVQNGDVRRRVTIRLSQDDLAAGYALACQSVIEGDAVIEIPPQERIERRLTTEKAARRVVVPFPYQWREHQPIHRYFVQLTPPTLDDQTDDWARLQRELARQYDVRGLTADLATLQRLGTTLRSADWAVTATVEMDTWDRPQGPPRLVDILPGDLSGESWGLAVDIGTTTVSAYLVDLVSGQVVQQAAEYNGQIARGEDIISRIIYASKGDGLADLRDKVLETINQLIDRVTRRQRIRPEHIYKATVAGNTTMMHLFLGVPPEPIRLTPYIPTVNDWPTLRAEEVGLNICPTATVDCLPGVASYVGADITAGVLSSGLEEQEELTLFIDVGTNGETVLGTSEWMLSCACSAGPAFEGAGVEHGMRATTGAIEEVWISSQTYEPTYRVIGGGKPRGICGSGLISLLAELFITGVLDKAGNLHLELGTPRVREGEHGLEYVVAWGEETEHGHDIVITKVDIDNLIRAKAAIYAGFTVLCDSIGLSIQDVERVLIGGAFGQYINVEKAIQIGMLPDLPWDRFQFLGNTSVLGAYMVLLHRDVRRRLVDIAHKLTYVELSADNRFYERFTSALFLPHTDISLFPSVAETLADRVS comes from the coding sequence ATGGCTCTCCATACAGTACGCTTTCTGCCCGCGGATGTGACGGTCCAGGTTCCCACCGGGACGCTGGTCACGGAGGCCGCGCAACGGGCGGGCATCGATCTGAACATGCCCTGTGGCGGCCAGGGACGATGTGGACGCTGTGCGGTGATCGTGCAGAACGGCGATGTGCGGCGGCGGGTGACGATCCGGCTGTCCCAGGATGATCTGGCGGCCGGGTACGCGCTGGCCTGCCAGAGCGTGATCGAGGGGGATGCCGTCATCGAGATCCCGCCGCAGGAGCGCATCGAGCGGCGGCTGACGACGGAGAAGGCCGCCCGCCGTGTGGTGGTACCCTTCCCCTACCAATGGCGCGAACACCAGCCCATCCATCGTTACTTCGTGCAGCTCACGCCGCCTACGCTGGATGATCAGACGGATGATTGGGCGCGCCTGCAACGGGAGCTGGCCCGGCAGTACGATGTGCGTGGCCTGACGGCCGACCTGGCGACGCTGCAGCGCCTGGGCACGACGTTGCGCTCCGCCGACTGGGCGGTCACCGCGACGGTGGAGATGGACACGTGGGATCGCCCCCAGGGGCCGCCGCGCCTGGTCGATATCCTGCCGGGGGACCTCAGCGGCGAGAGCTGGGGGCTGGCCGTGGATATCGGCACCACCACCGTCTCCGCCTATCTCGTGGACCTGGTCAGCGGCCAGGTCGTGCAGCAGGCGGCCGAGTACAACGGCCAGATCGCTCGCGGGGAGGATATCATCTCCCGGATCATCTACGCCTCAAAGGGGGATGGCCTGGCCGACCTGCGGGATAAGGTGCTGGAGACCATCAACCAGCTCATCGATCGCGTGACGCGTCGGCAGCGAATCCGTCCGGAGCACATCTACAAGGCGACGGTGGCCGGGAACACCACGATGATGCACCTGTTCCTGGGGGTGCCGCCGGAGCCCATTCGCCTGACCCCCTACATCCCCACCGTGAACGACTGGCCCACGCTGCGCGCCGAGGAAGTCGGGCTGAATATCTGTCCCACCGCCACGGTGGACTGCCTGCCGGGCGTGGCGAGCTATGTGGGCGCGGATATCACGGCCGGGGTCCTCAGCTCCGGGCTGGAGGAGCAGGAGGAGCTGACGCTCTTCATCGACGTGGGGACCAACGGCGAGACGGTGCTGGGCACGTCCGAGTGGATGCTCTCCTGCGCCTGCTCCGCGGGGCCCGCCTTTGAGGGGGCGGGCGTGGAGCACGGGATGCGGGCCACCACTGGCGCCATCGAGGAGGTGTGGATCTCCAGCCAGACCTATGAGCCGACATACCGGGTGATCGGCGGGGGGAAGCCGCGAGGGATCTGCGGATCCGGGCTGATCTCCCTGCTGGCGGAGCTGTTCATCACCGGCGTGTTGGACAAGGCCGGGAATCTCCATCTCGAGCTGGGCACTCCTCGCGTCCGTGAGGGGGAGCACGGCCTGGAGTACGTGGTGGCCTGGGGGGAGGAGACGGAGCACGGGCATGACATCGTGATCACCAAGGTGGACATCGACAACCTGATCCGGGCCAAAGCGGCCATCTACGCCGGCTTCACAGTGCTCTGCGATAGCATCGGGCTGAGCATCCAGGATGTGGAGCGGGTGCTCATCGGCGGCGCGTTCGGGCAGTACATCAACGTGGAAAAGGCGATCCAAATCGGCATGTTGCCGGATCTCCCCTGGGATCGGTTCCAATTCCTGGGAAATACCAGCGTCCTGGGGGCGTACATGGTGCTCCTGCATCGGGATGTGCGACGACGGCTGGTGGATATCGCCCACAAGCTCACATACGTGGAGCTGTCGGCGGACAACCGCTTCTACGAGCGGTTCACCTCGGCGTTGTTCCTGCCGCACACGGATATCTCGCTGTTCCCCTCCGTGGCGGAGACGCTGGCGGACCGGGTGTCGTGA
- a CDS encoding acetyl-CoA decarbonylase/synthase complex subunit gamma, with product MALSGLQIYKLLPKTNCKECGFPTCLAFAMKLAAKQAELSACPYVSEEAKAQLAAAAAPPIRLITLSSDGYKVEAGNETVLFRHEKTFYHKPGLFVRVRDTLPAEEIQSLVQQVRDYEVEYVGISLTLDGVAVEAASGDPATYAEAVKQAMQAERPLILLAPDPKAAEAGLDAAAGVRPLLWGATAENWQPLAELAKAHGAPLAVRGDGDLSALAELTEQIKSAGVEDLVLDPGPRDPLGTLTTFTYIRRLALKQNLRALGYPIIAFPGEGVDDPGDEPLLAAQHIAKYAGFVVLDRFTPASAYGLLVWRENIFTDPQKPIQVEPGIYEINNPGPDAPVMVTTNFSITYFAVANEVESSGHPGWLLVADAEGMSVLTAWAAGKFDAEKIAKTVKGTGIESKVNHRKVIIPGHVAVLLGELEEELPDWQVLVGPREAVDLPGFLKLWSPN from the coding sequence ATGGCATTAAGCGGCTTGCAGATCTACAAGCTATTGCCCAAGACGAACTGCAAGGAGTGTGGTTTCCCGACCTGCCTGGCCTTCGCTATGAAGCTGGCGGCTAAGCAGGCCGAGTTGAGCGCTTGTCCGTATGTGAGTGAGGAGGCCAAGGCGCAGCTGGCGGCGGCGGCGGCGCCACCGATCCGCCTGATCACCTTGAGCAGCGATGGGTACAAGGTCGAGGCGGGGAACGAGACGGTGCTCTTCCGCCATGAGAAGACCTTTTACCACAAGCCCGGCCTCTTTGTGCGGGTCCGAGACACGCTGCCCGCCGAGGAGATCCAGTCGCTGGTTCAGCAGGTGCGCGACTACGAGGTTGAGTATGTTGGCATCTCCCTGACCCTGGACGGGGTGGCGGTGGAGGCGGCCTCGGGCGATCCGGCCACATATGCGGAGGCGGTGAAGCAGGCGATGCAGGCGGAACGGCCGCTCATCCTGTTGGCGCCTGATCCCAAGGCGGCCGAGGCCGGCCTGGACGCGGCCGCGGGCGTCCGCCCGTTGCTGTGGGGCGCTACCGCGGAGAACTGGCAGCCGTTGGCGGAGCTGGCCAAGGCGCACGGCGCGCCGCTGGCCGTGCGGGGGGATGGCGATCTGTCCGCCCTGGCCGAGCTGACGGAACAGATCAAGTCGGCGGGCGTGGAGGACCTGGTGCTGGATCCGGGGCCGCGCGATCCGCTGGGCACGCTGACGACGTTCACGTACATCCGGCGGCTGGCGCTGAAGCAGAACCTGCGGGCGCTGGGCTACCCGATCATCGCCTTCCCCGGCGAGGGCGTGGACGATCCGGGGGACGAGCCGTTGTTGGCGGCTCAGCACATCGCCAAATATGCGGGGTTCGTCGTGTTGGATCGCTTCACCCCGGCCTCGGCGTATGGCCTGCTGGTGTGGCGGGAGAACATCTTCACCGATCCGCAGAAACCGATCCAGGTGGAGCCGGGCATCTACGAGATCAACAACCCGGGACCGGACGCGCCCGTCATGGTCACCACCAACTTCTCCATCACCTACTTTGCCGTGGCCAACGAGGTGGAGTCCAGCGGCCATCCGGGGTGGCTTCTGGTGGCCGATGCAGAGGGCATGAGCGTCCTCACGGCGTGGGCGGCCGGCAAGTTCGACGCCGAGAAGATCGCCAAGACGGTCAAGGGGACCGGCATCGAGTCCAAGGTCAACCATCGCAAGGTCATCATCCCTGGCCACGTCGCCGTGCTGTTGGGCGAGCTGGAGGAGGAGTTGCCGGATTGGCAGGTGCTGGTCGGGCCGCGTGAGGCGGTGGATCTACCGGGCTTCCTGAAGCTCTGGTCGCCCAACTGA
- a CDS encoding NifU family protein, protein MLIEQISQYLEANHGGSVELVSYENGEVQVRFGGHCVGCPFMQATLSQGIERAVRHYFPEVERVVAV, encoded by the coding sequence ATGCTCATCGAGCAGATCAGTCAATACCTGGAGGCCAACCACGGCGGCAGCGTGGAGCTGGTGAGTTACGAGAACGGGGAGGTGCAGGTGCGGTTCGGCGGCCATTGCGTGGGGTGTCCGTTCATGCAGGCCACCCTCTCGCAGGGGATCGAACGAGCCGTCCGGCACTACTTCCCGGAAGTGGAGCGCGTGGTCGCCGTGTAG
- a CDS encoding acetyl-CoA decarbonylase/synthase complex subunit delta → MPEVAIPKETWTGRVREITLGATAAEGGTRSHTVTIGGASTLPFLHDEGEMPHPPRIAIEIQDRRPEEWPAPLLNAWGDVVNDPVTWAQAATERGADLILLRLTAPTGGNGSPPSPDAARATVRRVLEATGLPLLVFGPGQADLDNDLLVAVAEEAKGERLVLGVCEEKNYRTIVAAALAHGHLVDSRTPMDVNLAKQLIILIHDMGLPLDRILMDPTTGALGYGIEYGYSVMERLRLAALQGDVMTQSPMLVTPGEEAWRSKEARASEGVPAAWGDWEERAIVWETLTAITLVHAGADVLVMRHPEAVQRVKRMIERLMAGEPVPS, encoded by the coding sequence ATGCCAGAAGTAGCCATTCCAAAGGAGACGTGGACGGGACGGGTGCGTGAGATCACGTTGGGGGCCACTGCGGCCGAAGGTGGTACGCGCAGTCACACCGTCACGATCGGGGGCGCATCGACGCTGCCCTTCCTGCACGATGAAGGGGAGATGCCGCATCCGCCACGCATCGCTATCGAGATCCAGGATCGCCGGCCGGAGGAGTGGCCCGCTCCCCTGTTGAACGCCTGGGGGGATGTGGTGAACGATCCGGTGACGTGGGCGCAGGCGGCGACGGAGCGGGGCGCAGATCTGATCCTGCTGCGTCTGACGGCGCCCACGGGCGGGAACGGCTCCCCGCCATCGCCTGACGCGGCCCGGGCCACGGTGCGGCGTGTGCTGGAGGCCACGGGGCTTCCCCTGCTGGTGTTCGGGCCGGGGCAGGCGGACCTGGACAACGATCTGCTGGTGGCGGTGGCTGAGGAGGCCAAGGGCGAGCGGCTGGTGTTGGGTGTGTGCGAGGAGAAGAATTATCGCACCATCGTGGCGGCCGCGCTGGCCCATGGCCATCTGGTGGACTCCCGCACTCCCATGGACGTGAACCTGGCCAAGCAGTTGATCATCCTGATCCACGACATGGGGCTCCCTCTAGATCGCATCCTCATGGATCCCACCACGGGGGCGCTGGGATATGGCATCGAGTACGGCTACTCCGTCATGGAGCGGCTGCGTCTGGCGGCCTTGCAGGGCGACGTCATGACCCAATCGCCGATGCTGGTGACCCCGGGTGAGGAGGCCTGGCGCTCCAAAGAGGCTCGGGCCAGTGAGGGGGTGCCCGCCGCCTGGGGTGACTGGGAGGAGCGAGCCATCGTTTGGGAGACGCTGACGGCGATCACGCTGGTGCATGCTGGGGCGGATGTGCTGGTCATGCGCCACCCGGAGGCGGTGCAGCGCGTGAAGCGCATGATCGAGCGGCTTATGGCCGGCGAGCCGGTGCCCAGCTAA